The Festucalex cinctus isolate MCC-2025b chromosome 6, RoL_Fcin_1.0, whole genome shotgun sequence genomic sequence ACATGGCGTCGACGAGTCTGCAGCTGCTGGGCTTGGTGTTAGCAGTGCTGGGCTGGGTGTGCGGGATACTGGTGTGCGCGGCCCCCCTGTGGCGAGTGTCCGCCTTCGTGGGTGGGGAGCTGGTGATCGCCCAGGTGATGTGGGAAGGATTGTGGATGAAATGTCTGTCTCAAACCACGGGTCAGATCCAGTGTAAGACGTACGACTCAACGCTGGCCCTGCCCACGTCCACTCAAGCCGCCCGCAGCCTCACTGTCCTTTCTCTGATGCTCTGCATTCTGGCCCTCCTACTTGGGGTGATGGGGGCCAAGTGCACCCACTGCCTGGGTGACACCAACCAAGTCTCCAAGGCTCGGCTCAGCAGGCTTGCAGGGGTGCTGTTCATCGTGGCTGGTTTGGCCTTCTTGATACCCATCAGTTGGACTGCCTATGCAGTAATCAGGGACTTTTATGATCGGAACGTTGCAGCAGCTCTGAAGAGAGAACTGGGACCGGCGCTCTATCTGGGTTGGGTGGCCAGCGTGCTGGTGGTGCTAGGGGGCGCTCTCCTGCACGTCGGTTCTTCTCCGAAAGGAGGAGGAACACTGCTCGGTGGAAGAGCGGCAAAAGACAACCCACATTCGGGGGCAGCGGGAGAAGCAAAAACACAGGAAAAATCTTTTGTGTAAAATGTGTTGGATTTGATTGGATCTGTAAGCTGATTGAATTTTCCAAGGCACGTGTTTCAGTTATACATAAGTGTTGTTTTACATagccaataaatcaaatcaggattaaaaaaaagaaagaaaaaaagatcagaTTTATAAAAAGATGGTTTTATGTGAGTGACTGGGGGTGTTAATGCTGTGATGTACTAATGTGCGTAACATACAGTTGTCAAATTTCACTCAGCCTCTGTGCGTGTGCGGTGACTTGAGTGGGTGGTAAGCACACAGAGGGCTAGTGTGCATTGTCAGTTTAAGTGTGTGTTTGGGTGTGTGTGTCAATGTGACAGAGAGCGAGAGAATGAGAGAGTGaaagattgtttttgtttattaatgaatttTTATTCAGGGTCAAGTGGTTGAGTTGTTtaaggcagggtcttccgttttcactcaggaaaatgcactatataaatacaggatgtatagccatgaactccttctcaaactacacttctgggcttctgttaatgtgtggtggtgattttttttccctgtacccCCACccaccagcctgtattttgccattttgtgtttgttttgtcaacagagggacgtttctgtggacagacagttgtttacccctccagccaatcacagagcgggggtggcggggggcgtgtcactaaCTGTaggcagacggggccgggcgaatttgtcggctgcatgacatcactcccaccacaacttgacagcacacacagttttgttttgttttgccaccccccgctctgcgactGCCTGGAGGTGTAAACAACTGTCCACAGAAATGTTCCGCTGTTACCAAATCAAACACAAAagggcaaaatacaggctgcggggtagaggaaaaaatcaccaccacacattaacagaagcccagaggtgtagattgagaaggagttcatggtatatatcctgtatttatatagtgcattttcctgagtgaaaacggaagaatattattatttaaaaatattttttactatTCATTTGTTTCCCTTAAATTCTGGAATTTCTTTTTTGTCTGTACATGCATTTGAAATGTGTTGCTTACTATCATTATTAACACAATAATGTTATTTAGAACTGTAGAGTTCAAAAATAGATTTGTAACAGAATAACACATAATTCTGAATATTTCCAGGTTTTGtattaagattaaaaaatattttttggtttgcaTAAATCTatgatataaaataatattatgCTAAGGGAATGCTACATTGTTTAGGagtttattcaataaaataaatgtttttctttgtacTACTAATGTCTGGCTATCAATGTGAACTGGACCCAGGAGTCCACAGATTACAATTTCAAATACAATACTGGTGTTATTTTGACATTCAGCATTATTAATATAATTGTTTGTATGGCATATCttctataaataaaaattcacacataataaaatacatacaaaacacatttgtgtGAGTCCTTAGTGGTTCTCAGTCATGCTAATCtaatcttttattattattattattattattattattattacatcacTGCACATTTTCATCAATGAGGAACAATattacattcaaaacaaaatgtcaaatacaGCTCAAATACAAAATTTGGAAATCACAGGGAATATTGAATGACTGTAATTACTAATAGTCGTCACATGAGGGCAGCAGACACCAAAGATGAGCTTTCCAAGCGATGGTACTGAATATGCACGACTACAGCACTGAGTGCATGCATGACACACACTGTTAGCTCATATGTACGTCAAAAAAATTAATAGGGCCACTGCTCACCAGAAATGTAGAAATGAGAAAGCTCttttgagaaaagaaaagagataTTCTCAATAACGTTATTGCCAACCTCTGTGCATTTCTAATTTGGCTTGAATTTCAACCAGTACATATAAAACTTGACGACTTCAAAGGGAGTGTTTTAATGGCACCGGTGTAGTTTTGGGAGTGGTGTGTTAATTGTGCTGCATGACCTGCCCTCCCGAAACATGCAATGACAAGTCAGAAAGTAACCTTGTTATGATGATGAAATGTTCACATTAGACCAACTGTTGTGTTGCAATATTACTAAGTATAACAGTAGCTATAAACTATCATGCTTGTCCTTATCAGGGTCATGGTTGACTGACtactgaagacattttttttattgttatatttttatggttgtaataaaaatgaacagcCAAAAGGATGTaagaaaagttttattttttagaggtTGCCAAAAATACAAACCATTTTGGCTGCTATTAGTTTTCCAAGTGACAAATTTGTGCTTTGTGGTGTGTACTTCAGTTATCGAAAAAAATTTCAAggtaagtttattattattattattagtatttttaaatgcatttcagTCAGGTATACTGTAACAGTCATATTGACACTGTAACTATCTCACCTCAGAAATTGCTGATCAATAGAGAAGAAGATTAGGCATAGTTACCCAATAACTGTGGAGCTTATTCTGGTTTATTTTCACCTACAATATGTCATTCAAGAGAACACATTTTAAACACCTCagtttcgtgtttttttttgttttgttttttgccagtCCACTCCTGATAAATTTTTACTTTGATTTGTTTCTGTTTGTATTTTGACTGTGTTGGCCAATTTCTatatatgtacattttatttcatgaaactgTGACTTGATTTTGTATGATAACCAATTACTTCTTCTTAGTCATGCTGTTTGCTTGCTATGGTATGgcagcaaagtaaataaaaataatgaaatgttcTTTACTGAAGACAGATTCATTTACCGTTTGAATTCAGATTACTGGTAAACTTATTCTTTAGATATGCAGTTACTATAAATGATGTGTGGCAGAGTATCAAGTGGTCTAAGAACACATTTTCAGTACTATAATCTCAATGGGGTGGCCAGAGAGTGCAAAAGGTGGCCGATAGCTACGCCCCTGTAATGCACACTTGCAGGCAGtgtaaaaatgtattgaacTTTTACTACTAACTTGATACTTTTACTGCACGAAGGCCATTTTTACACTAAGCCATACAGTCACTCTATTTAAGGATGCCGGCATGCGACAACATAGCAATGCAGAGCACAATACTGTATAACCACACATGTCGCTGATGTATGGCTTGAGCAGTTCTCTTAAAGACACACCGCACAAAAATGGAGGTTCACGACAAGCTCGTCGGACTTGTGTCTTTAAGAGCCACAAGCGTGTCGCTAGCTTGTGTGCGCGGGTACGTGTCTATCCGGCGAGGTCTTTGGCACCACTGTCGAGGGGCGGGCAGGCTGCTCCGGCGTCCACGCCGTCAATTGGCTGCTCAGCCTCTCTCCATTTCAGCTGCTTCCCGGATCGCTGCACATTGTGGTCACGTAGCGTGCACGCATGCACGCTCGCGCTTCGTCTCCATAAATATGTGACGGGAGTGTGCGCATCTGGAGCCAAAGTTCACGCTTCTTACTggaatgtttgaacattaacgAGGTTATCGGTGGGTCCTTGGACGTGCAACTGCTACTATTACTACCGCTGTGGTAGCGCAGAGCCCGTAGAGGCGGTTCGGACCAGCGACGAAGGCGTTCACCGCTGTAGCTGCACCGCGCGACGGTACAGGACGCAGCCATGAGCGAGAAACGGATGTCACGGTGGTATTTCGGCGGCTTGGCGTCATGCGGAGCCGCCTGCTGCACGCATCCTCTGGATCTCC encodes the following:
- the LOC144020536 gene encoding claudin-4-like is translated as MASTSLQLLGLVLAVLGWVCGILVCAAPLWRVSAFVGGELVIAQVMWEGLWMKCLSQTTGQIQCKTYDSTLALPTSTQAARSLTVLSLMLCILALLLGVMGAKCTHCLGDTNQVSKARLSRLAGVLFIVAGLAFLIPISWTAYAVIRDFYDRNVAAALKRELGPALYLGWVASVLVVLGGALLHVGSSPKGGGTLLGGRAAKDNPHSGAAGEAKTQEKSFV